In the Numida meleagris isolate 19003 breed g44 Domestic line chromosome 5, NumMel1.0, whole genome shotgun sequence genome, one interval contains:
- the PHYHIPL gene encoding phytanoyl-CoA hydroxylase-interacting protein-like isoform X2 produces the protein MGGNKSQDSGISEMEELPVPHNIKISNITCDSFKISWDMDSKSKDRITHYFIDLNKKENKNSNKFKHKDVPTKLVAKAVPLPMTVRGHWFLSPRTEYTVAVQTASKQVDGDYVVSEWSEIIEFCTADYSKVHLTQLLEKAEVIAGRMLKLSVFYRNQHKEYFDYIREHHGNAMQPSVKDNSGSHGSPISGKLEGIFFSCNTEFNTGKPPQDSPYGRYRFEIAAEKLFNPNTNLYFGDFYCMYTAYHYVILVIAPVGSPGDEFCKQRLPQLNIKDNKFLTCDEEDGVMVYHHAQDVILEVIYTDPVDLSLGTVAEITGHQLMSLSTANAKKDPSCKTCNISVGR, from the exons GTAATAAATCACAAGACAGTGGGATTTCAGAGATGGAGGAACTTCCAGTCCCACACAACATCAAAATAAGTAACATCACGTGCGATTCCTTCAAGATTTCTTGGGACATGGATTCTAAATCCAAGGACCGCATCACTCATTACTTCATTGATCTCaacaagaaagagaacaagaatTCCAATAAATTCAAACACAAg GATGTACCCACAAAATTGGTGGCCAAAGCTGTTCCTTTGCCTATGACAGTCCGTGGGCACTGGTTCTTGAGCCCAAGAACAGAATACACAGTTGCAGTGCAGACTGCATCGAAGCAAGTTGATGGCGATTATGTTGTTTCTGAGTGGAGTGAAATCATCGAGTTTTGCACAGCAG ATTATTCAAAAGTTCACTTAACGCAGCTTTTGGAAAAAGCTGAAGTGATTGCAGGCCGTATGCTTAAACTGTCTGTATTTTATCGGAATCAGCACAAAGAATACTTCGATTATATCAG AGAGCACCATGGGAATGCTATGCAGCCCTCTGTTAAGGATAACAGTGGCAGCCATGGCTCTCCAATCAGTGGGAAGTTGGAAGGCATCTTCTTTAGCTGCAACACTGAGTTTAACACTGGGAAACCACCACAAGATTCACCTTATGGAAGATACAGGTTTGAGATTGCAGCTGAAAAACTCTTCAACCCCAATACTAACTTGTACTTTGGAGACTTCTACTGCATGTACACAGCTTACCACTACGTCATTCTTGTTATTGCCCCTGTCGGATCACCAGGAGATGAATTCTGTAAGCAGCGCCTTCCTCAGCTAAatataaaagataataaatttCTGACCTGTGATGAAGAAGATGGAGTAATGGTTTACCATCATGCCCAGGATGTTATTCTGGAAGTAATTTACACTGATCCTGTGGATCTCTCCCTCGGCACAGTTGCAGAAATTACTGGTCACCAACTAATGAGCTTGTCTactgcaaatgcaaagaaagatcCCAGCTGCAAGACCTGCAATATCAGTGTTGGACGTTAA
- the PHYHIPL gene encoding phytanoyl-CoA hydroxylase-interacting protein-like isoform X1 has product MEAPRLAHAVGSPTSPCEEVIKNLSLEAIQLCERDGNKSQDSGISEMEELPVPHNIKISNITCDSFKISWDMDSKSKDRITHYFIDLNKKENKNSNKFKHKDVPTKLVAKAVPLPMTVRGHWFLSPRTEYTVAVQTASKQVDGDYVVSEWSEIIEFCTADYSKVHLTQLLEKAEVIAGRMLKLSVFYRNQHKEYFDYIREHHGNAMQPSVKDNSGSHGSPISGKLEGIFFSCNTEFNTGKPPQDSPYGRYRFEIAAEKLFNPNTNLYFGDFYCMYTAYHYVILVIAPVGSPGDEFCKQRLPQLNIKDNKFLTCDEEDGVMVYHHAQDVILEVIYTDPVDLSLGTVAEITGHQLMSLSTANAKKDPSCKTCNISVGR; this is encoded by the exons GTAATAAATCACAAGACAGTGGGATTTCAGAGATGGAGGAACTTCCAGTCCCACACAACATCAAAATAAGTAACATCACGTGCGATTCCTTCAAGATTTCTTGGGACATGGATTCTAAATCCAAGGACCGCATCACTCATTACTTCATTGATCTCaacaagaaagagaacaagaatTCCAATAAATTCAAACACAAg GATGTACCCACAAAATTGGTGGCCAAAGCTGTTCCTTTGCCTATGACAGTCCGTGGGCACTGGTTCTTGAGCCCAAGAACAGAATACACAGTTGCAGTGCAGACTGCATCGAAGCAAGTTGATGGCGATTATGTTGTTTCTGAGTGGAGTGAAATCATCGAGTTTTGCACAGCAG ATTATTCAAAAGTTCACTTAACGCAGCTTTTGGAAAAAGCTGAAGTGATTGCAGGCCGTATGCTTAAACTGTCTGTATTTTATCGGAATCAGCACAAAGAATACTTCGATTATATCAG AGAGCACCATGGGAATGCTATGCAGCCCTCTGTTAAGGATAACAGTGGCAGCCATGGCTCTCCAATCAGTGGGAAGTTGGAAGGCATCTTCTTTAGCTGCAACACTGAGTTTAACACTGGGAAACCACCACAAGATTCACCTTATGGAAGATACAGGTTTGAGATTGCAGCTGAAAAACTCTTCAACCCCAATACTAACTTGTACTTTGGAGACTTCTACTGCATGTACACAGCTTACCACTACGTCATTCTTGTTATTGCCCCTGTCGGATCACCAGGAGATGAATTCTGTAAGCAGCGCCTTCCTCAGCTAAatataaaagataataaatttCTGACCTGTGATGAAGAAGATGGAGTAATGGTTTACCATCATGCCCAGGATGTTATTCTGGAAGTAATTTACACTGATCCTGTGGATCTCTCCCTCGGCACAGTTGCAGAAATTACTGGTCACCAACTAATGAGCTTGTCTactgcaaatgcaaagaaagatcCCAGCTGCAAGACCTGCAATATCAGTGTTGGACGTTAA
- the PHYHIPL gene encoding phytanoyl-CoA hydroxylase-interacting protein-like isoform X3, producing the protein MEELPVPHNIKISNITCDSFKISWDMDSKSKDRITHYFIDLNKKENKNSNKFKHKDVPTKLVAKAVPLPMTVRGHWFLSPRTEYTVAVQTASKQVDGDYVVSEWSEIIEFCTADYSKVHLTQLLEKAEVIAGRMLKLSVFYRNQHKEYFDYIREHHGNAMQPSVKDNSGSHGSPISGKLEGIFFSCNTEFNTGKPPQDSPYGRYRFEIAAEKLFNPNTNLYFGDFYCMYTAYHYVILVIAPVGSPGDEFCKQRLPQLNIKDNKFLTCDEEDGVMVYHHAQDVILEVIYTDPVDLSLGTVAEITGHQLMSLSTANAKKDPSCKTCNISVGR; encoded by the exons ATGGAGGAACTTCCAGTCCCACACAACATCAAAATAAGTAACATCACGTGCGATTCCTTCAAGATTTCTTGGGACATGGATTCTAAATCCAAGGACCGCATCACTCATTACTTCATTGATCTCaacaagaaagagaacaagaatTCCAATAAATTCAAACACAAg GATGTACCCACAAAATTGGTGGCCAAAGCTGTTCCTTTGCCTATGACAGTCCGTGGGCACTGGTTCTTGAGCCCAAGAACAGAATACACAGTTGCAGTGCAGACTGCATCGAAGCAAGTTGATGGCGATTATGTTGTTTCTGAGTGGAGTGAAATCATCGAGTTTTGCACAGCAG ATTATTCAAAAGTTCACTTAACGCAGCTTTTGGAAAAAGCTGAAGTGATTGCAGGCCGTATGCTTAAACTGTCTGTATTTTATCGGAATCAGCACAAAGAATACTTCGATTATATCAG AGAGCACCATGGGAATGCTATGCAGCCCTCTGTTAAGGATAACAGTGGCAGCCATGGCTCTCCAATCAGTGGGAAGTTGGAAGGCATCTTCTTTAGCTGCAACACTGAGTTTAACACTGGGAAACCACCACAAGATTCACCTTATGGAAGATACAGGTTTGAGATTGCAGCTGAAAAACTCTTCAACCCCAATACTAACTTGTACTTTGGAGACTTCTACTGCATGTACACAGCTTACCACTACGTCATTCTTGTTATTGCCCCTGTCGGATCACCAGGAGATGAATTCTGTAAGCAGCGCCTTCCTCAGCTAAatataaaagataataaatttCTGACCTGTGATGAAGAAGATGGAGTAATGGTTTACCATCATGCCCAGGATGTTATTCTGGAAGTAATTTACACTGATCCTGTGGATCTCTCCCTCGGCACAGTTGCAGAAATTACTGGTCACCAACTAATGAGCTTGTCTactgcaaatgcaaagaaagatcCCAGCTGCAAGACCTGCAATATCAGTGTTGGACGTTAA